A stretch of Salarias fasciatus chromosome 23, fSalaFa1.1, whole genome shotgun sequence DNA encodes these proteins:
- the mafaa gene encoding transcription factor MafAa — MATDLAMSAELPNSPLAIEYVNDFDLMKFEVKKEPPEADRYCHRLPSGSLSSTPISTPCSSVPSSPSFCAPSPGAQPNQGLANGVNSSGSSNNGSGNNNHNNAGKPQLEDLYWIPSYQHHINPEALNLTPEDAVEALIGNAHHHHHHHQAYEGFRGQQYVGEDLSAASAAHHHQAHHHHHHHHHGHHARLEDRFSDEQLVSMTVRELNRQLRGFSKEEVIRLKQKRRTLKNRGYAQSCRFKRVQQRHMLETEKCTLQNQVEQLKQDVARLAKERDLYKEKYEKLASRTYNAGGPASTRDPSGKQAEFFM, encoded by the coding sequence ATGGCCACCGACCTTGCCATGAGCGCAGAGCTGCCCAACAGCCCTCTGGCCATCGAGTACGTCAACGACTTTGACCTGATGAAATTTGAGGTCAAGAAGGAGCCGCCAGAGGCCGACCGCTACTGCCACCGCCTCCCGTCcggctccctctcctccaccccgaTCAGCACACCCTGCTCCTCCGTGCCTTCCTCGCCCAGCTTCTGCGCCCCGAGCCCGGGCGCGCAGCCCAACCAGGGCCTCGCCAACGGCGTcaacagcagcggcagcagcaacaACGGCAGCGgcaacaacaatcacaacaacGCGGGCAAGCCGCAGCTGGAGGACCTGTACTGGATCCCCAGCTACCAGCACCACATCAACCCGGAGGCGCTCAACCTGACCCCGGAGGACGCGGTGGAGGCCCTCATCGGCAACGcgcaccatcaccatcaccaccaccaggCCTATGAGGGCTTCCGTGGGCAGCAGTACGTGGGGGAGGATCTGTCTGCGGCCTCGGCGGCGCACCACCACCAGgcgcaccaccaccaccaccaccaccaccacggccACCACGCCCGCCTGGAGGACCGCTTCTCGGACGAGCAGCTGGTCAGCATGACGGTGCGGGAGCTCAACCGGCAGCTGCGCGGCTTCAGCAAGGAGGAGGTGATCCGCCTGAAGCAGAAGAGGCGCACCCTGAAGAACCGGGGCTACGCGCAGTCCTGCCGCTTCAAGCGCGTGCAGCAGAGGCACATGCTGGAGACCGAGAAGTGCACCCTGCAGAACCAAGTGGAGCAGTTGAAGCAGGACGTGGCCCGCCTGGCCAAGGAGAGAGATCTTTACAAGGAGAAGTACGAGAAGCTGGCCAGCCGGACCTACAATGCCGGTGGACCTGCGAGCACGAGAGATCCCTCTGGGAAACAGGCCGAGTTCTTCATGTGA